One genomic window of Actinoalloteichus hoggarensis includes the following:
- a CDS encoding ABC transporter ATP-binding protein gives MADVAYRGASRVFAGTPPVKAVDQLDLEISDGEFLVLVGPSGSGKSTALRMLAGLEDIDEGAIQIGGRDVTHTPPKGRDIAMVFQSYALYPHMTVAENMGFALKLRRIPKDQIKAKVDEAARMLDLTPYLDRKPKALSGGQRQRVAMGRAIVREPSVFLMDEPLSNLDAKLRVETRANIAALQQRLDTTTIYVTHDQVEAMTMGHRVAVLKDGLLQQCDTPRTLYDAPANAFVAGFMGSPAMNLKTATLHPDGAHLDGLTIPLTTTTRTTLDTDTITIGIRPENLHLTTTEPGITLTVDLVEELGADAYVYGTTTADTPERFIVRVDSRTPPTIGQQVTATLTTPDHTHLFHPTTGNRITTN, from the coding sequence ATGGCCGATGTGGCTTACAGGGGTGCTTCGCGGGTGTTCGCGGGAACGCCCCCGGTCAAGGCCGTGGACCAGCTCGATCTGGAGATCTCCGACGGCGAGTTCCTCGTCCTGGTCGGCCCCTCAGGCTCCGGCAAGTCCACCGCCCTACGCATGCTCGCCGGACTCGAGGACATCGACGAAGGCGCCATCCAGATCGGCGGCCGCGACGTCACCCACACCCCGCCCAAAGGCCGCGACATCGCCATGGTCTTCCAGTCCTACGCCCTCTACCCCCACATGACCGTCGCCGAGAACATGGGCTTCGCCCTCAAACTCCGCCGCATCCCCAAAGACCAGATCAAAGCCAAGGTCGACGAAGCCGCCCGCATGCTCGACCTCACCCCCTACCTCGACCGCAAACCCAAAGCCCTCTCCGGCGGACAACGCCAACGCGTCGCCATGGGCCGCGCCATCGTCCGCGAACCCTCCGTCTTCCTCATGGACGAACCCCTCTCCAACCTCGACGCCAAACTCCGCGTCGAAACCCGCGCCAACATCGCCGCCCTCCAACAACGCCTCGACACCACCACCATCTACGTCACCCACGACCAGGTCGAAGCCATGACCATGGGCCACCGCGTCGCCGTCCTCAAAGACGGCCTCCTCCAACAATGCGACACCCCCCGCACCCTCTACGACGCCCCCGCCAACGCCTTCGTCGCCGGCTTCATGGGCTCCCCCGCCATGAACCTCAAAACCGCCACCCTCCACCCCGACGGCGCCCACCTCGACGGACTCACCATCCCCCTCACCACCACCACCCGCACCACCCTCGACACCGACACCATCACCATCGGCATCCGCCCCGAGAACCTCCACCTCACCACCACCGAACCCGGCATCACCCTCACCGTCGACCTCGTCGAAGAACTCGGCGCCGACGCCTACGTCTACGGCACCACCACCGCCGACACCCCCGAACGCTTCATCGTCCGCGTCGACTCCCGCACCCCACCCACCATCGGACAACAAGTCACCGCCACCCTCACCACCCCCGACCACACCCACCTCTTCCACCCCACCACCGGAAACCGCATCACCACCAACTAA
- a CDS encoding sugar ABC transporter permease translates to MSIDAASLQVSRQAAAPRRSSRTRRSRLASFGLHATLIVASFIAVFPVFWVLVTSFKPDSRAIEPTPSLFNESSLANYRAILAGEKGNFLAWFGNSVVIAGLTTVIGLFLAATTAYAASRFNFPGRRGLLLGFLVIQMFPFAVLIVPLYNILLALGLQGSTIGLVLVYCTTAVPFCTYMLKGYFDTIPVDIDEAGRVDGLSPFGVFWRLVLPLSRPGLAVTAFYAFLTAWGEVAFASSLLSAADESKTLAVGLQIFIQQNRTEWGHLAAASILVAIPAIVVFYLVQRFLVSGLAAGGVKG, encoded by the coding sequence GTGAGCATCGACGCCGCATCGTTACAGGTCAGCAGGCAGGCGGCCGCGCCGAGGCGGTCCTCGCGGACTCGGCGGTCCCGACTGGCGAGCTTCGGCCTGCACGCCACGCTGATCGTCGCCTCCTTCATCGCCGTGTTCCCGGTCTTCTGGGTGCTGGTGACCTCGTTCAAGCCGGACTCGCGGGCCATCGAGCCCACGCCGTCGCTGTTCAACGAGTCCAGCCTCGCCAACTACCGGGCGATCCTGGCCGGCGAGAAGGGGAACTTCCTCGCCTGGTTCGGCAACTCCGTGGTGATCGCCGGACTCACCACGGTGATCGGTCTCTTCCTCGCCGCCACCACCGCCTACGCGGCCAGCCGGTTCAACTTCCCCGGCCGCCGAGGGCTGCTGCTGGGCTTCCTGGTGATCCAGATGTTCCCGTTCGCGGTGCTGATCGTGCCGCTCTACAACATCCTGCTCGCCTTAGGCCTCCAGGGCTCGACCATCGGCCTGGTGCTCGTGTACTGCACCACGGCGGTGCCCTTCTGCACCTACATGCTGAAGGGCTACTTCGACACGATCCCCGTCGACATCGACGAGGCGGGGCGGGTGGACGGCCTGTCCCCGTTCGGGGTCTTCTGGCGCCTGGTGCTGCCGCTGTCCCGACCCGGTCTGGCGGTCACGGCGTTCTACGCCTTCCTGACCGCGTGGGGCGAGGTGGCGTTCGCTTCGTCACTCCTCTCGGCGGCCGACGAGTCCAAGACGCTGGCAGTGGGCCTGCAGATCTTCATCCAGCAGAACCGCACCGAGTGGGGACATCTCGCTGCCGCATCAATCCTTGTCGCGATCCCGGCGATCGTGGTTTTCTACCTGGTACAGCGCTTCCTGGTGTCCGGCCTCGCGGCCGGCGGCGTCAAAGGGTAA
- a CDS encoding carbohydrate ABC transporter permease, which translates to MVLPVVVVIGVLVLLPLGQGLFFTFTDINEGNIANPFLDRPSTYDVVGLANYLNVLSGEPAYGAFWATLVRTLIWTFSGVFFHYVIGLGLAMLLNRPMRFRSVYRVLLILPWAVPAFISAFSWRYLFNADYGLINWALESVGLPTPVWLGQSNIALVAVIIVNVWLGVPFMMVALLGGLQAIPADLYEAAEIDGATPWQRFVHVTVPALRSVSNTVILLGVIWTFNMFAVIYLITGPNPNTRILITYAFERFFSGATRDYAIASTYGVLILSVLLVFATVYRRALKRQGEVW; encoded by the coding sequence ATGGTGCTGCCGGTCGTGGTGGTGATCGGCGTCCTGGTGCTCCTGCCGCTCGGGCAGGGCCTCTTCTTCACCTTCACCGACATCAACGAAGGCAACATCGCCAACCCGTTCCTGGATCGACCCTCCACCTACGACGTCGTGGGGCTGGCCAACTACCTCAACGTGCTCTCCGGCGAGCCCGCCTACGGGGCGTTCTGGGCGACGCTGGTCCGCACGCTGATCTGGACGTTCTCCGGCGTCTTCTTCCACTACGTCATCGGCCTCGGCCTGGCGATGCTGCTCAACCGCCCCATGCGCTTCCGCAGCGTGTACCGGGTCCTGCTCATCCTGCCGTGGGCGGTGCCCGCCTTCATCAGCGCGTTCTCGTGGCGCTACCTCTTCAACGCCGACTACGGACTGATCAACTGGGCACTGGAGTCGGTCGGGCTGCCGACGCCGGTCTGGCTCGGTCAGTCGAACATCGCGCTCGTCGCGGTGATCATCGTCAACGTGTGGCTCGGCGTGCCGTTCATGATGGTCGCGCTGCTCGGCGGGCTCCAGGCGATCCCGGCCGACCTGTACGAGGCGGCGGAGATCGACGGGGCGACCCCGTGGCAGCGGTTCGTCCACGTCACCGTTCCCGCGCTGCGGTCGGTGTCGAACACGGTGATCCTGCTCGGCGTCATCTGGACCTTCAACATGTTCGCCGTCATCTATCTGATCACCGGACCGAACCCGAACACCCGAATCCTGATCACCTACGCCTTCGAACGCTTCTTCTCCGGCGCCACCAGGGATTACGCCATCGCCTCCACCTACGGCGTGCTGATCCTCTCGGTGCTGCTGGTCTTCGCCACCGTGTATCGCCGCGCGCTCAAGCGGCAGGGGGAGGTCTGGTGA
- a CDS encoding extracellular solute-binding protein, whose protein sequence is MRRRTLNAMSVMGLASALALTACGSGGGDGDGPAAVTFWDTSGPAESPVFARLAQDCGEAGGYQVDIEQVAFDQALNNYRNAAQGGQGPDVFRAEVAWVPQLAENGLIQDLSETDLADPADFLETPWSSTQYDGRTYGVPQVTDTLALLYNRDLLDEAGVEPPTSWAELAESAPPLGGESAIFLNNDAYYALPFVYGAGGDLVDTEAQEILVNSPEAVEGLTTAKDLLDEGAAQTALDQGNSYGNMKAAFVAGDVAMIIDGPWAVAELLEGDAFADPENLGIAPVPGPEDGAGNSPVGGHDYVIRQGSAATESAQDLIACLSSTESQITVATELGLLPTRESAYADPAVAAQPIVSAFSPVIERAHPRPWIPEGGELFDPLKIAYSDILAGNVEPQDALDEVATIYQDTILTEYSVS, encoded by the coding sequence ATGCGACGTAGAACTCTCAACGCCATGTCCGTGATGGGGTTGGCCTCGGCATTAGCGCTCACCGCCTGCGGCTCCGGGGGCGGCGACGGCGACGGCCCGGCCGCGGTCACGTTCTGGGACACCAGCGGCCCGGCCGAGTCCCCGGTCTTCGCCCGACTCGCCCAGGACTGCGGTGAGGCGGGCGGCTACCAGGTCGACATCGAGCAGGTCGCCTTCGACCAGGCCCTCAACAACTACCGGAACGCGGCCCAGGGCGGACAGGGGCCGGACGTCTTCCGCGCCGAGGTCGCCTGGGTCCCGCAGCTCGCCGAGAACGGCCTCATCCAGGACCTCTCCGAGACCGACCTCGCCGACCCCGCCGACTTCCTCGAGACCCCGTGGAGCTCGACGCAGTACGACGGGCGGACCTACGGCGTCCCTCAGGTCACCGACACGCTCGCGCTGCTCTACAACCGGGACCTGCTCGACGAGGCAGGCGTCGAACCCCCGACGAGCTGGGCCGAACTGGCCGAGTCGGCACCCCCGCTCGGCGGCGAGTCGGCGATCTTCTTGAACAACGACGCCTACTACGCGCTGCCCTTCGTGTACGGAGCGGGCGGTGACCTGGTGGACACCGAGGCACAAGAGATCCTGGTCAACTCCCCCGAGGCCGTCGAGGGACTGACCACGGCGAAGGACCTGCTCGACGAGGGCGCGGCGCAGACCGCGCTCGACCAGGGCAACTCCTACGGCAACATGAAGGCCGCCTTCGTCGCGGGCGACGTCGCCATGATCATCGACGGTCCGTGGGCGGTGGCCGAGCTGCTGGAGGGCGACGCGTTCGCCGACCCCGAGAACCTGGGCATCGCCCCTGTGCCGGGCCCGGAGGACGGCGCGGGCAACTCCCCGGTCGGCGGCCACGACTACGTGATCCGGCAGGGCAGCGCCGCGACCGAGTCCGCGCAGGACCTCATCGCCTGCCTGAGCAGCACCGAGTCGCAGATCACCGTCGCCACCGAGCTGGGCCTGCTGCCCACCCGCGAATCCGCCTACGCGGACCCGGCGGTGGCGGCCCAGCCGATCGTCTCGGCCTTCTCCCCGGTGATCGAACGCGCGCATCCTCGGCCCTGGATTCCCGAGGGTGGCGAGCTGTTCGACCCGTTGAAGATCGCCTACTCCGACATTCTCGCGGGCAACGTCGAGCCGCAGGACGCGCTCGACGAGGTGGCCACGATCTACCAGGACACGATCCTCACCGAGTACTCCGTCAGCTAG
- a CDS encoding LacI family DNA-binding transcriptional regulator: MAGLSEIARAAGVSVSTVSRVLNRRAGVNQDTRRRVLTVLAEMPYTSRGIGALRRTGVIGLLVPELSNPVFPAFAEALETRAASAGYASMLCNTRSLSPQGLGEEEYVRMLLTRGVEGMIFVSPDITNQGGAAEGEIGRVRGHYRRLVDDGVQLVFVNGGAASLNVPDVRVDEQLAGYTATRHLLELGHRSIGFVSGPAYSLPSRLKHAGWAAAMEEAGHVSRPELVAHAPYGATGGASALRELLARTEVTGVICSSDHMALGVVAEARRQGLSVPADLSVVGFDDSTLAAHCGPPLTTLAQPIGEMAAAAVTELVERLEPESDSTADTFSRVFRPRLVVRESTAPPAR, translated from the coding sequence GTGGCGGGACTGTCGGAGATCGCCAGGGCGGCGGGTGTCAGCGTGTCGACGGTGAGCCGGGTGCTCAATCGTCGGGCGGGGGTCAACCAGGACACTCGACGGCGCGTGCTCACCGTGTTGGCGGAGATGCCCTACACCTCGCGCGGCATCGGCGCGCTGCGGCGTACCGGAGTCATCGGCCTGCTCGTTCCCGAACTGTCCAACCCGGTGTTCCCCGCCTTCGCCGAGGCGTTGGAGACGAGGGCGGCCAGCGCGGGCTACGCCTCGATGCTGTGCAACACCCGCTCGCTGAGCCCGCAGGGCCTCGGCGAGGAGGAGTACGTGCGGATGCTGCTCACCAGGGGCGTCGAGGGCATGATCTTCGTGTCGCCCGACATCACCAATCAGGGCGGCGCGGCCGAGGGCGAGATCGGCCGGGTGCGCGGTCACTACCGAAGGCTGGTGGACGACGGCGTGCAGCTGGTGTTCGTCAACGGGGGCGCGGCCTCCCTGAACGTGCCGGACGTCCGGGTCGACGAGCAGCTCGCCGGCTACACCGCGACCCGGCATCTCCTCGAACTGGGGCATCGGAGCATCGGCTTCGTCAGCGGCCCGGCGTATTCCCTGCCCTCCCGGCTCAAGCACGCGGGCTGGGCGGCGGCGATGGAGGAGGCCGGGCACGTGTCGCGCCCCGAGCTGGTCGCCCACGCCCCCTACGGTGCGACGGGCGGTGCGAGCGCCTTGCGCGAGCTGCTGGCCCGCACCGAGGTGACGGGTGTCATCTGCTCCTCTGACCACATGGCGCTCGGCGTCGTGGCCGAGGCGCGGCGACAGGGGCTCTCGGTGCCCGCGGACCTCTCGGTGGTCGGCTTCGACGACAGCACTCTGGCGGCGCACTGCGGACCGCCGTTGACGACGTTGGCGCAGCCGATCGGTGAGATGGCGGCGGCGGCGGTCACGGAACTGGTGGAGCGGTTGGAGCCGGAGTCCGATTCCACGGCCGACACCTTCAGTCGGGTGTTCCGGCCGCGCCTGGTGGTGCGGGAGTCCACCGCGCCGCCCGCACGGTGA
- a CDS encoding LacI family DNA-binding transcriptional regulator, translating into MARSMNARRPATLASLAAELGVSRTTVSNAYNRPDQLSPELRRRVLETARRLGYPGPDPVARSLRTRKAGAVGLLLTENLSYAFRDPAAVSFLEGLALACETAGQGLLLVPANPEREDVAAVQRAGVDGFVVYSVPDDDPHLAAVLERPVPTVVCDQPELELFDSVGIDDHAAMTEVAAHLIALGHRRIGVICMRLSRDRNDDVVPQARQSGAHFHVQRSRLAGLAEAFSSVGVDWSGVSVVERFDHDIDNGAAAAAQLLDRDPQITAVVCTSDILALGAIQEATRRGLRVPHDLTVTGFDCVAEAERIGLTTVRQPVREKGLAAGRLLTDPTDHGRPRRVTLPTELIIGTTSAAPRTAQERWFGP; encoded by the coding sequence ATGGCGCGGTCAATGAATGCCCGCCGCCCGGCTACCTTGGCTTCGTTGGCGGCAGAACTCGGGGTCTCACGGACCACCGTGTCCAATGCCTACAACCGCCCTGACCAGCTCTCTCCCGAGCTTCGTCGGCGAGTCCTGGAGACCGCGCGGCGTCTAGGTTATCCCGGACCCGACCCGGTGGCGCGTTCACTGCGGACCCGAAAGGCGGGCGCAGTCGGACTGCTGCTGACCGAGAACCTCTCCTACGCCTTCCGCGACCCTGCGGCGGTCAGCTTCCTGGAGGGGCTTGCCCTGGCCTGCGAGACCGCGGGACAGGGACTGCTGCTCGTACCCGCCAATCCGGAGCGAGAGGACGTCGCGGCCGTTCAGCGGGCGGGCGTCGACGGATTCGTCGTCTATTCGGTGCCCGACGACGATCCGCATCTCGCCGCCGTGCTCGAACGGCCCGTGCCCACCGTCGTGTGCGACCAGCCGGAACTGGAACTGTTCGACTCCGTCGGCATCGACGATCACGCGGCGATGACCGAGGTCGCCGCGCACCTCATCGCGCTGGGACACCGGCGGATCGGCGTGATCTGCATGCGCCTGAGCCGGGATCGCAACGACGACGTCGTCCCCCAGGCCAGACAGAGTGGCGCCCACTTCCACGTGCAGCGATCCCGCCTGGCCGGACTCGCCGAGGCCTTCTCCTCCGTGGGCGTCGACTGGTCGGGCGTGTCGGTCGTCGAGCGCTTCGACCATGACATCGACAACGGGGCCGCCGCGGCCGCGCAACTGCTGGATCGCGATCCGCAGATCACGGCCGTGGTGTGCACCTCGGACATCCTCGCCCTCGGCGCGATCCAGGAGGCGACCCGGCGCGGGCTGCGTGTTCCGCACGACCTCACCGTCACGGGATTCGACTGCGTGGCCGAGGCGGAGCGGATCGGCCTCACCACGGTGCGTCAGCCGGTCCGAGAGAAGGGCCTCGCGGCAGGCAGGCTCCTCACCGATCCGACCGATCACGGCAGGCCGCGTCGCGTCACGCTGCCGACCGAACTCATCATCGGCACCACCTCGGCGGCGCCGAGGACGGCACAGGAGCGCTGGTTCGGCCCCTGA
- the otsB gene encoding trehalose-phosphatase, whose translation MTAEALPADLRRAIIQAARTPRLLIACDYDGTLAPIVANPDQARPLPESVHALRSLAALPTTTTAVISGRALRDLATLSRLPAEVHLVGSHGSEFDVGFVHKLDAEATALLTRLKKHIEKITAGYEGVHLEIKPASIAVHVRRAEPDVADQVMEIVRTDPATWDGVETTEGKAVLELAVVQTDKGNALDVLRHQVGATAALFIGDDVTDEKAFLRLQGPDLGIKVGPGDTAAGYRIDDTPAVATVLAFLLEERRTWLFGEQAPPIERLTMLANARSVALLTPDARVTWMCHPEPDSAAVFADLLGGPGAGHFSIKPERNGLPLGQRYLPGTMTVETRWSRLLVTDYLHQDCESHRTDLTRLISGTTPASVEFAPRPEFGQVQIQLVREESGLRVLGTSDPIALYSPGVEWEIHTDGIHETARAVVHPEADEPVVLELRCGTDDLTPSETSEAARRDRAGRYWSEWLHTLELPPVQRELVGRSALTLRGLAHEETGAILAAATTSLPEEIGGIRNWDYRYCWVRDAALTAQALVSLGSTVEAEAYLGWLHRILDTLPGPERLHPLYTLYGTALGPEAVIDTLPGYAGSRPVRVGNLANQQVQLDVFGPVVDLVVQLTEVRGKLTDDDWGMVKSMAEAVSRRWNEPDHGIWEERHAPRHRVYSRVMCWVTVDRAIKLAEAHDREANPAWPALRSEIAEDVLKHGWNEEVQSFTTAYDGTDLDAATLHIGLAGLIEPSDPRFQATVTATEAELRSGSTVYRYKRDDGLPGTEGGFHLCATWMVEAYLLTGRRTEAEELFQQLVDAAGPTGLLPEEYDPIAERSLGNHPQAYSHLGLIRCARLLSA comes from the coding sequence TTGACCGCCGAGGCCCTCCCCGCCGATCTTCGCCGCGCGATCATTCAGGCAGCTCGGACGCCCCGACTGCTGATCGCCTGCGACTACGACGGAACGCTCGCCCCGATCGTCGCGAACCCCGACCAGGCCAGACCACTTCCCGAGTCCGTCCACGCACTGCGATCGCTCGCGGCCCTGCCGACGACGACCACCGCGGTGATCTCGGGACGGGCTCTCCGTGATCTGGCCACGTTGTCCCGTCTGCCCGCCGAGGTCCACCTGGTGGGCAGCCACGGCTCCGAGTTCGACGTCGGCTTCGTCCACAAGCTGGACGCCGAGGCGACGGCGCTGCTCACTCGACTCAAGAAGCACATCGAGAAGATCACCGCGGGCTACGAGGGCGTTCACCTCGAGATCAAGCCCGCGAGCATCGCCGTGCACGTTCGCCGAGCCGAGCCGGACGTGGCCGACCAGGTGATGGAGATCGTCAGAACCGACCCGGCCACCTGGGACGGAGTCGAGACCACCGAGGGCAAGGCGGTCCTCGAACTGGCCGTGGTGCAGACGGACAAGGGCAACGCGCTCGACGTCCTGCGCCATCAGGTCGGCGCGACCGCCGCGCTGTTCATCGGCGACGACGTCACCGACGAGAAGGCGTTCCTGAGACTGCAGGGACCGGATCTGGGCATCAAGGTCGGCCCCGGTGATACGGCCGCTGGGTATCGGATCGACGACACCCCGGCCGTGGCCACGGTGCTGGCCTTCCTGCTGGAGGAACGGCGCACCTGGCTGTTCGGCGAGCAGGCGCCGCCGATCGAGCGGTTGACCATGCTCGCCAACGCGCGATCGGTCGCACTGCTCACGCCCGACGCGCGGGTCACCTGGATGTGCCATCCCGAGCCGGATTCGGCGGCCGTGTTCGCCGACCTGCTCGGCGGGCCCGGTGCCGGTCATTTCTCGATCAAGCCGGAACGCAACGGCCTGCCACTGGGTCAGCGGTATCTCCCCGGCACGATGACGGTCGAGACGCGCTGGTCACGACTGCTCGTCACCGACTACCTGCATCAGGACTGCGAGAGTCATCGCACGGACCTGACCCGGCTGATCAGCGGCACGACGCCGGCGAGCGTCGAGTTCGCGCCGAGGCCGGAGTTCGGTCAGGTGCAGATCCAGCTGGTCCGCGAGGAGTCCGGGCTGCGGGTCCTGGGAACCTCCGACCCGATCGCGCTCTACTCGCCGGGCGTCGAGTGGGAGATCCACACCGACGGCATCCACGAGACGGCACGCGCGGTCGTGCATCCCGAGGCGGACGAGCCGGTGGTGCTGGAGCTGCGCTGCGGCACCGACGATCTGACGCCGTCGGAGACCTCGGAGGCCGCCCGCCGTGATCGCGCGGGCCGCTACTGGTCCGAGTGGCTCCACACCCTGGAGCTGCCGCCCGTCCAGCGTGAGCTGGTCGGCCGGTCCGCGTTGACCCTGCGGGGGCTCGCGCATGAGGAGACCGGCGCGATCCTGGCGGCGGCGACCACCTCGCTGCCCGAGGAGATCGGCGGCATCCGCAACTGGGACTACCGCTACTGCTGGGTCCGGGACGCGGCACTCACCGCCCAGGCGCTGGTGTCTCTCGGGTCCACGGTGGAGGCGGAGGCGTATCTCGGCTGGCTGCATCGCATCCTGGACACGCTGCCCGGCCCCGAGCGGCTGCACCCGCTCTACACCCTCTACGGCACCGCGTTGGGGCCGGAGGCGGTGATCGACACGCTGCCCGGTTACGCGGGCTCGCGGCCGGTTCGCGTCGGCAACCTGGCGAACCAGCAGGTTCAGCTGGACGTCTTCGGGCCGGTGGTCGACCTCGTCGTCCAGCTGACCGAGGTCCGCGGCAAGCTCACCGACGACGACTGGGGCATGGTCAAGTCCATGGCCGAGGCGGTCTCTCGCCGGTGGAACGAACCCGACCACGGCATCTGGGAGGAGCGGCACGCACCGCGTCACCGGGTGTACTCCCGGGTCATGTGCTGGGTGACCGTGGACCGCGCGATCAAGCTCGCCGAGGCACACGATCGCGAGGCGAACCCGGCCTGGCCCGCGTTGCGCAGCGAGATCGCCGAGGACGTGCTCAAGCACGGGTGGAACGAGGAGGTCCAGTCCTTCACGACCGCCTATGACGGCACCGATCTGGACGCCGCGACGCTGCACATCGGCCTCGCGGGTCTGATCGAGCCCTCGGACCCCCGGTTCCAGGCCACGGTCACAGCGACGGAGGCCGAACTTCGAAGCGGTTCGACGGTGTACCGGTACAAGCGGGACGACGGTCTGCCCGGCACCGAGGGCGGCTTCCACCTGTGCGCCACGTGGATGGTGGAGGCGTACCTGCTCACCGGCAGGCGTACCGAGGCCGAGGAGCTGTTCCAGCAGCTCGTCGACGCGGCGGGCCCGACCGGACTGCTGCCCGAGGAGTACGACCCGATCGCGGAGCGCTCGCTGGGCAACCACCCGCAGGCGTACTCGCACCTGGGTCTGATCCGCTGCGCCCGGCTGCTGTCCGCCTGA
- a CDS encoding alpha,alpha-trehalose-phosphate synthase (UDP-forming) translates to MSSASSTSPLADFIVVANRLPVDLEEAEDGTQRWRHSPGGLVSALEPFLRARRGAWVGWPGVADVDVEPFEAADKYLHPVSLSSAEFRDYYEGFSNATLWPLYHDVVAPPVFDRSWWESYVRVNHRFAESCAEVAAEGATVWIQDYQLQLVPAMLRDLRPDLRIGFFLHIPFPPVELFMQLPWRTEIVRGLLGADLVGFHRPGGAQNFLWLARRLAGFEPSRGSVGVRNRPGVVQVGDRPVRVGAFPISIDATGFDALARSRETQARAKEIRAELGNPRRIMLGVDRLDYTKGIDVRLHAFGELLKEGRLDAEDTVMIQLATPSRERVEHYKKMREEIEREVGRINGQFSRVGRPAVHYMHSSVERTELAAFYCAADVMVVTPVRDGMNLVCKEYAACRHDLGGALVLSEFAGAAAELTSAFLVNPHDLDGVKNSLVAALNVDPTEGRRRMRALRRQVLTHDVDRWARSFLEALGTQLTP, encoded by the coding sequence GTGAGCAGCGCGAGCAGCACCTCTCCACTCGCGGATTTCATCGTTGTCGCGAACCGTCTTCCGGTGGATCTCGAAGAAGCCGAGGACGGCACGCAGCGATGGCGGCACAGCCCAGGCGGGCTGGTCAGCGCGTTGGAGCCCTTCCTGCGGGCCAGACGCGGCGCCTGGGTCGGCTGGCCGGGCGTCGCCGACGTCGACGTCGAGCCCTTCGAGGCCGCCGACAAGTACCTGCACCCGGTGTCGCTCAGTTCTGCCGAGTTCCGCGACTACTACGAGGGGTTCTCCAACGCCACGCTCTGGCCGCTGTACCACGATGTGGTGGCGCCGCCGGTGTTCGACCGCTCCTGGTGGGAATCATACGTTCGAGTGAATCACCGGTTCGCCGAGAGCTGTGCCGAGGTCGCGGCCGAAGGCGCGACCGTCTGGATTCAGGACTATCAGCTCCAGCTCGTGCCCGCGATGCTTCGCGACCTGCGGCCGGATCTGCGCATCGGCTTCTTCCTGCACATCCCCTTCCCGCCCGTCGAACTGTTCATGCAGCTTCCCTGGCGCACGGAGATCGTGCGGGGTCTGCTCGGCGCCGACCTCGTCGGCTTCCACCGCCCCGGCGGCGCCCAGAACTTCCTGTGGCTGGCGCGTCGACTCGCGGGCTTCGAACCGAGTCGGGGCAGCGTCGGCGTCCGCAACCGGCCCGGAGTGGTGCAGGTCGGCGACCGCCCGGTCCGGGTCGGCGCCTTCCCGATCTCCATCGACGCCACCGGATTCGACGCCCTGGCCCGCAGCAGGGAGACCCAGGCCCGCGCCAAGGAGATCCGCGCCGAGCTCGGCAATCCCCGCCGGATCATGCTCGGCGTCGACCGGCTCGACTACACCAAGGGCATCGACGTCCGGCTCCACGCCTTCGGCGAGCTGCTCAAGGAGGGCAGGCTCGACGCCGAGGACACCGTGATGATCCAGCTCGCCACGCCAAGCCGGGAGCGGGTGGAGCACTACAAGAAGATGCGCGAGGAGATCGAGCGCGAGGTCGGCCGGATCAACGGCCAGTTCAGCAGAGTCGGTCGCCCGGCGGTGCACTACATGCACTCGTCCGTGGAACGCACCGAACTGGCCGCGTTCTACTGCGCGGCCGACGTCATGGTGGTCACCCCGGTCCGTGACGGGATGAACCTCGTCTGCAAGGAGTACGCCGCGTGCCGCCACGATCTGGGCGGGGCGCTGGTGCTCAGCGAGTTCGCGGGCGCCGCGGCGGAACTCACCAGTGCGTTCCTGGTCAACCCCCATGACCTGGATGGGGTGAAGAATTCTCTAGTCGCCGCCCTGAACGTCGATCCGACCGAAGGTCGCCGTAGGATGCGCGCACTGCGCCGTCAGGTTCTCACCCACGATGTCGATCGCTGGGCAAGGTCTTTTCTTGAGGCGCTGGGAACGCAACTCACGCCCTGA